The Fervidicoccus fontis Kam940 DNA window CTTCAACAAATTTTTTTCCTAGCAACTCGAAATCGCAAACAAGAACGAATTTTCTCCTCTCATTATAAAAAACTTTAAGCGAAAATCCTTTGCATTCCACCTTTTTTAAACACCATTAAAATGGTTTTACTGGTCCCTCTGCACCGCAAGCCTCGCATTTCAGAATCCATATTTTTCCTTTCTTTATTATAACAGTGTCTGGCCTGCCACATGTCGGACAAATTACATATGATTCTATAAATTTGTTAAGTATATTATTCAGCGTTTCAACGTTCAACTTTGAGTTAAGCAACAAAGTGCCACTTTCTCTGTCATAATTTCCGGAGGTTGCCAATCCTTTTAAGAAGTATCTTGCCAAAAGTTCAGGTTCTCTTCTCAACTTATCTGCAACTTCTCTGAAGTTCCTTATTACCGTTTGATTGCCCATTTGATGCGCTATTAATTTAGGTGGTTCAAACCTTTCGCCACTACTTGCTGGAGCAGGGACTTTTTTGTAAAGTCTTTCTAAAAGGTTCTGGTAATTTTTAAAATAATTATCATCAACATTTTCCATTGCTCTTTATTCACCTTTTCTGCAATACTTTTTCTTTTAAATATTCTACTAACTCTCCTATGTTTATATTGTTTAGAGCACTTATAAAAAATATGTCATATACCCCTATTTTTTCAAGTTCACTTCTTATAACATCTTTCTCAAAGTTTTCTATGAGATCAACCTTGTTTACTGCTACTATTACGTTCAGCACTTCTACCCTGAACATTTTGATTAGTTCTAATTGCTCTTTTAAGTTCATCGTGCTTTCTTTAGAAGGATCCATGACAAATACGATAACTCCATTGAATATTTTTAAAGTAGCGAAAGCCCTTCTCTCTATTATATTCATTTCACTGAAGTTCTTCCTTAAGATTCCAGGAGTGTCTAATACAGTTAAATTTATTAATTGAGATGCTTTCAGTCTTCCAGGCACTACTTCCTTTGTAGTAAATGGATAACTAGCTACAATAGTTCTCGACTCAGCGATTTTTTGTACTAATGTACTCTTTCCTGAATTGGGAGGTCCAACTATAACTATAGGTGGAAACTCGCCAGTATCTGCTATCAATTGTAACTCTTTTTTTATATTAATTATATCTTCAAGGAGCTTTTTGTTCCTTTTAACTAGAGAAATAAGACGGGATGCCGCTCTTATTCCTTTTTTCCTAAGATCTCTATCATCGCTTGAAAGCATCTCTATTTTTGCTAGAGAGTATACTTGACTGAGCTTATATTTGAGATAAGATGCTTTCTTTAACTTATTTATAGCATCCTCTCCTAAAACAATCAATAAATATCCTTTCACCTTTTCGTTCTTAGAAATAAGCTTGTAAAGTTTATCATATTCCTCGATTTTATCTTTTATTATATTATATGCAGTATTGAGAAGCTCTATTGCATTTTCTCTTCCATATGAAGTCTTAAGAGTTTTTTGCTTCGCGATAATTTTCCCTACTCTTCTATATACTTTATTATAGATTTCTTCATACTCAGGCAAATGAATATGCTTGATTTCGCTTATACTATCCTCGTTTTTATCTCCAGGCATAATTCTTTATCTCCCTCAATCGTATTGAAATTCATTTTTATCTTGAGGCTGTAATCTGCTTCAATTTTTTCTTTTAAATTCAAAGAAATTACGATACAAAATAAAATTAAAGCTTTATATCGTTTTAACTATAATATCTATTCCAAACGCGGGATTATAAATATGAATATGTACTTTTCGTTGCTAAGGATGAAGGTTTTCAATTTTTATATATTTTTCCTATCAAAATGAAATAAAATATTAAAATATAAAAGAAGATTTTAGGCTAATATGCCGTGGAAACTTGTGGCACTTCGGGTTCAACTTCTTTCTTTCTTCCCTTAATTTTTTCTATTGCCTTAATGAAATCTTCCATGGTAACTAAATCCCTTTCTTCTCTGATAGCATTATATCCCGCTTCTACACAGACAGCCTTTATGTCGGCCCCGACAAATCCTTCAGTAAGTTCCGAGAGTTTCCTTATATCTAAGTTCTTCTCTACATTCATCTTTTTAATGTGAATCTTAAATATCTCAATTCTTCCCTGCTTATCAGGGAGAGGGACCTCTATAATCCTGTCAAACCTTCCAGGCCTAAGTATAGCCGGGTCTAAAATGTCAATTCTATTGGTTGCCGCTATTACCTTTACATTATCTAAAGGATCAAATCCATCCATTTCGGCAAGCAATTGCATCATTGTTCTTTGAACCTCTCTTTCCCCGCTTGTTCCTATGTCTATCCTTCTTGCTGCTATAGCATCTATTTCATCTATAAATATAATTGCAGGAGCCTTCCTTTTTGCTAATTCAAAAACCTCCCTAACTATTCTTGCGCCTTCGCCAATAAATTTCTGAACAAATTCGCTTCCAACAACCCTAATAAAAGTTGCATTTGTTTCACTTGCTACAGCTTTAGCAAGCATGGTCTTGCCCGTTCCTGGAGAACCGTAAAGAAGAATCCCTTTTGGTGGCTCTATGCCTATTTTCTTAAACAGTTCAGGCTTCTTTAACGGAAGCTCAACTGTCTCTCTCACTTCCTGTATTTGCTTCGATAAACCGCCAATATCTTTATACTTTACATTTGGTCTCTCAATAACTTCCATTGCCTTAACATAAGGATCTTCTCTCTGTGGAAGGACCTCTACTATGCTTGAACCTCTCTGATTTATTGCGACGATTGTACCTGGAAGGAGCTGATCTACTGATATATTTCCGCTTACAGTAACTATTAGGTTAGGACCAGTACTACTTCTAACAACCACTCTTTTATCAGGAAGTATATCAAGCACCGAAGCTTCGATTAGAGGTGGAGCTAAAAGCTTTTCCATTTCTTCCTTATAATATTTAACTTCTCTATTAAGCATAAGCTTTTCTTCTTCTAACTCCTTTATTTTTTCCTCTAGATATTTTATGTATTTTTCTTTCTCTTCTTTATAGCTATTTATATCCTTCTCTAGCCTAGCTTTTTCTTCTTCCAGTACTTTCAACTTTTCTTCTAAATATTTTATATGTGCCAAAACATTTGTAGAATTGGCATTCGAAATGTCGTCGGCTGATTCCATGATAAAAATTAACCCCCATTACCAAATTTATAATAGACTAATAAAGTTATATTTTTTGCATTTGGTTTAAATATAGTAGGATATAGCGGGTGCTAAAAATGCCAGAAGCACTATACTGTGAGCTTTGTGGCTCACCGATAGAAGGAAGGGCATATAAGGTAAATATAGATGGCGTTTCTCTAACAGTATGTGAAAAGTGCTATAGGAAGCAAATACAGAAAAGCACTTCTAAAGTAAATGCTGAAGATGAAAAGAAAAACTCTCAAATCCAAAAGCCGAAGATGCAGGAAAAAAAGAAGAAAAAAGAAGAAATAGAATACGAAGTGGTCGATGATTATTACATAAAAATAAAGAACGCAAGAGAAAAGCTAGGTTTAACATTGCTCGCCTTATCGCAAAAAGTCATGGAAAAAGAAAGCGTCTTAAGGAGGATAGAACAAGGGAGGCTGAGGCCATCTATAGAATTAAGCAAAAGGCTAGAAAAGGCGCTAGGAATCAAACTTCTAGAACCAGTTATAGAAGAAAAGAAAGAGGAAGAGTCTGAAGAAGCTTCACTTAACGAATTAACTTTAGGAGATGTAGCAAATCTTAAAAAACGGAGGTAATTAGGTTCTGAAGAAAAATGCTGTTTTTGTCTTTGGCAGAGAATCTCCCAGTTATATAATAGAAGAAATGAAAACCCTATCTGTGCTAATTGGTCTTGATATTCAAGAAAGCGTAACTATTAGGAAAAATAGCGGTAGATATTTAATAAGCGATTATAAGCTTAGAGAAATAGTTGAAAAGAAGGAAAAAGTCAAAGCTGAAGTAATTCTCATTGAGCCTGAACTTCCGCCAAGAGATAAAATAAATATAATAAAAGCAACTAAGGCAGATGTTATAGATAGGACATTGCTATTATTAGAAGTATTTGAATCAAACGCTGGTTCAAAGGAAGCAAAGCTTCAAATATCCCTTGCCAGAAGTGGACATATGCTACCGTTAGTGAGAGAAGTGCTTAACAATTCAAAAAGAGGAGAGTTGCCTGGTTTTTTGGCAGGAGGTACTTATGCTATAGATAAATACTATAGACAGCTTAGAAGACAAGTAGCAAAAACGAGAAGAGAGCTAGAAGAAATTAGAATTAGAAGAGATATATTAAGAGAGAGAAGAAGGGTATCTGGACTGCCTTTAATAGCAATAATAGGTTATGCGAATGCGGGAAAAACCACCCTTTTCAACTTGCTTACTGGTTCTAATAAAGAAACGAGCAATAAGCCCTTTACAACTATTTCGCCTAAAGTATCTCTTTCTAATTTGGGATTTCTCGTTATTGATACAGTTGGCTTTGTAATGAATGTCCCTCCTGAAATAATTGAGGCTTTTTATAGCACACTAGAAGAAATAAGAGAAGCAGATGTCCTTTTACTTTTATTAGATTCTACTGAAGATCTTTTTTTAATAGAAGAAAGAGTTAAACAAGCAAGCGTTACGCTTTCGAATATAGAATCGCTATATAAACCAATAGTTGTAGCTTTAAATAAAGTTGAAAAAACAGGTAGGGATGATATTGAAGAAAAAAGGGCTAAGCTTTACCAAACATGCAAAAGTGTTTTTCCAATGTTTGTAGGCTTGGCAAAAGTAAGCGCTAAAAAAGGACTTGGCATAGATGAAATGGTGAATGTGATATGGAAGGCATTGAACCGCAAGCAGGCATATTAAGGTTAGGACATAGACCAAAAAGAGATAAAAGGATAACCACCCACACGGCCTTAGTTGCTAGAGCATTTGGAGCATCTTATTATTTTCTTTCTGAAGTTTGCGACATGAGCGTTATGGACAATGTATTATCTGTTGAAAAAAGGTGGGGAAGAGGATTTAAGCTGGTGTCCTGCGGATTAAGCTATAAAGATTACATCAGTATTTGGAGAAATTATATGAAGGGCGTTATCGTTCACCTAACTATGTACGGACTTGAGCTTGAAAGAGAAATTGATGGAATAAAAAAAGCAGGGAAGCCCGTACTTATAATAATAGGTTCAGAAAAAGTGCCTGGAGAAATTTACAAAATAGCAGACTTCAATATTTCAGTTGGAAATCAGCCTCATAGTGAAGTTGCTGCACTTGCAATTTTTTTAGATAGACTATATAATGGACAAGAACTATATTATAAATTTGAAGATGCCAAAGTTCAAATTGAACCTTCGGCATCAGGAAAAAAAGTTATTAGTATCGGAGGAAATAAAGATGAGAAGGAAAAATATAACGATGCCTGAAAATGTTGTCCCGAATGATCCTCTTGAAGAATTCATTTCAAAAATGGCAACTAATCCATCACTTTTGATATTTAGGTTTTTAGCGAAAGAGAATTCCGAAGCCACGGAGGACACTTTATCGGAAAAGCTTGGCATGAGCAAAAACCTCGTTAGAAAGCTGCTCTACAAGCTACATGATATCAATGTAGTTGTATATCGAAGAGTAAGAGATGAAGAAACAAATTACTACATATACTATTGGAAAATAAACTGGGAAGGGCTGGCTGCAACCTTACTTGAAAGAAAAAAGGAGGTACTTAAAAAGCTAAAAGAGAAAGCTGCATCCGAGGAAGGAAAAGTTGGAATTTATTACTGTAAAAAGTGCGGAAGAGAGTATACGTTTGATGAGGCTTTAGAAAATGATTTTAGGTGTAAAATCTGTAATGAACCTTTAGAATTTACCCAAAAAGGCAAATATGAAGAATTTCTTCAGAAATATATAAAGAAGCTGGAGGAAGAAATTAAAATTGAATCCGAAAGAAATTACGGTAGTTGATCTTTTTTGTGGTGGTGGAGGGTTTAGCAGAGGGTTCCATGACGTAGGTTTTAAAGTAAAAATAGCTATAGATAATGAAAAAAACGTAGCAAGAACATATAAATATAACTTCCTTGAGACAATTGTGATTGCTGAGGACATAAAAGAAGTAAGTGGTAAAGATATACTTGATGCCCTTGGTAGAGCTCCAGATATTGTAATTGGAAGCCCCCCTTGTGAGCCTTATACTGCTGCTAATAAAAAAAGGATGAATAAACCATTAGATAGATTATATTCGGATCCTATGGGAATCTTAACTCTAAGTTTTTTCCGCATAGTTGGCGAATTGAAGCCTTCAATTTGGATAATGGAAAATGTTCCTGCTATTCTTGAAGATGGGCTAAAGGATGCACTTGAAAAAGAAGCTGAGCGATCGGGATATAAGGAAATTTATTTTAATATATTAAAGGCTGAAGAATACTGCACTCCAAGCAAAAGGACAAGGATATTTATCTCTAACATTGAAATAAAACCAGAAAAATGCAACAAGAAAGTAACGGTTGCTGAAGCTTTAGAAGGACTCCCATCGCCTAATCCTAATTTTCCCCCAAATCATGATTTGACAAATTTGAGTTTTAAAAAAGAGAGAAAAGTTTCAAAGATATCTCCTGGAGAAGCTTTGATTAGATATGAAGGTCACGGCGGCAGAGTTCTACCAAACATGATAAGACTTGAAGGTAATAGAATTGCGCCTACAGTGCTAGGAAGTAGTAGATTTCTGCATCCGGAAGAAAATAGGCTGATCACCGTGAGAGAGCAAGCAAGGCTAATGGGCTATCCAGACGAACATGTTTTCCTTGGAGGAAAAGATGAACAGTATAACATGATTGGCGAAAGCGTTCCTCCAACCCTTTCTAAAGCAATAGCGGCATTTCTAATAAAAAACTTCTAAGCAGTATTCGTTTCTTTATGGGCTTTATTTTTTCTTTTCTCATAGAAATTTAAATTATTTATTGACGAAATATAGAATTATTTAAATATCAATATCCAACTTAACATGGTGTAACTTTTAAATGGAAAAAGACGTTCATATAATTGATCTTATGAAAAGAGTTGTCATAGGAAAAGACTTGCTTAAAGATATAATCCAATATCTTCCGTTAAATTTAAGCAAGAATATTAAAAAGGTATACGTTGTAACAGGGCCTCATGTATGGGACACGTATGGAAAGAAGTTGGAGGAAGGACTGAAAAGTAAAGAACTCGAGCTATATATAAAAAAATCGGAAAGCCCCACCATCGAGGAGGCAAAACAAATAATAAGTGATGCCAAAGGGAAAAGTATTGATTTAATAATAGGATTCGGAGGAGGGAAAAGTATTGATTTAGCTAAATATGCAGCAAGTCAAATTAGCATTCCGTTTATAAGCATACCGACCTCTGCAAGTCATGATGGTATAGCAAGTCCATTTGCCAGCCTTAAAGGAGGAGGCTGGAGCACTTCGGTAAAAGCAGTTGAGCCGATCTGCGTAATAGCTGATCTGGAAATTATTTCCTCATCTCCAAGAAAACTCTTGATCGCTGGAGCAGGTGACGCCATAGCAAAACTCACTGCCGTCTCAGATTGGAGATTAGCTCACTTATTAAGAAATGAATATTACGGCTCCTACGCTGCAGGTTTATCTCTACTATCTGCAAAGCACATAATAAAATACAGCGATATAATTTCAAAAACCGATGTTGAAGCTACTAGAATTGTATTAGAAGCATTAATAAGCAGTAGTGTCGCAATTGGAATTGCAGGTTCTACAAGACCAGCAAGCGGTAGCGAGCATCTCTTCAGCCATGCCTTGGATAAAATTGCTCCAAAACCTGCCTTACATGGTGAACAAACGGGTGTGGGTACAATTATGATGTCAAAGCTTCACAGAATGAATTGGAAGAAAGTCAGGAGAGTTTTAAAGAAAGTAGGTGCTCCTACAACGGCTAAAGAGTTAGGAATTCCAGAAAATATCATTATAGAAGCCTTAACGATAGCACATAAAATTAGGCCTGAAAGATATACAATATTAGGAGATAGAGGGCTCACTTGGGAAGCTGCAGAAAAGCTAGCGAGAGATACGGGCGTAATTTCCTAGTAAAATTAATATATGAAGTTAAAAATAGTATTTTGCAAACTATTAGATAAGTGAAACAGACATG harbors:
- a CDS encoding tRNA methyltransferase (catalyzes the S-adenosyl-methionine-dependent 2'-O-ribose methylation of C56 in tRNA transcripts); the protein is MEGIEPQAGILRLGHRPKRDKRITTHTALVARAFGASYYFLSEVCDMSVMDNVLSVEKRWGRGFKLVSCGLSYKDYISIWRNYMKGVIVHLTMYGLELEREIDGIKKAGKPVLIIIGSEKVPGEIYKIADFNISVGNQPHSEVAALAIFLDRLYNGQELYYKFEDAKVQIEPSASGKKVISIGGNKDEKEKYNDA
- a CDS encoding multiprotein bridging factor aMBF1, translated to MPEALYCELCGSPIEGRAYKVNIDGVSLTVCEKCYRKQIQKSTSKVNAEDEKKNSQIQKPKMQEKKKKKEEIEYEVVDDYYIKIKNAREKLGLTLLALSQKVMEKESVLRRIEQGRLRPSIELSKRLEKALGIKLLEPVIEEKKEEESEEASLNELTLGDVANLKKRR
- a CDS encoding GTPase, coding for MKTLSVLIGLDIQESVTIRKNSGRYLISDYKLREIVEKKEKVKAEVILIEPELPPRDKINIIKATKADVIDRTLLLLEVFESNAGSKEAKLQISLARSGHMLPLVREVLNNSKRGELPGFLAGGTYAIDKYYRQLRRQVAKTRRELEEIRIRRDILRERRRVSGLPLIAIIGYANAGKTTLFNLLTGSNKETSNKPFTTISPKVSLSNLGFLVIDTVGFVMNVPPEIIEAFYSTLEEIREADVLLLLLDSTEDLFLIEERVKQASVTLSNIESLYKPIVVALNKVEKTGRDDIEEKRAKLYQTCKSVFPMFVGLAKVSAKKGLGIDEMVNVIWKALNRKQAY
- a CDS encoding transcription factor, encoding MRRKNITMPENVVPNDPLEEFISKMATNPSLLIFRFLAKENSEATEDTLSEKLGMSKNLVRKLLYKLHDINVVVYRRVRDEETNYYIYYWKINWEGLAATLLERKKEVLKKLKEKAASEEGKVGIYYCKKCGREYTFDEALENDFRCKICNEPLEFTQKGKYEEFLQKYIKKLEEEIKIESERNYGS
- a CDS encoding GTPase, with protein sequence MPGDKNEDSISEIKHIHLPEYEEIYNKVYRRVGKIIAKQKTLKTSYGRENAIELLNTAYNIIKDKIEEYDKLYKLISKNEKVKGYLLIVLGEDAINKLKKASYLKYKLSQVYSLAKIEMLSSDDRDLRKKGIRAASRLISLVKRNKKLLEDIINIKKELQLIADTGEFPPIVIVGPPNSGKSTLVQKIAESRTIVASYPFTTKEVVPGRLKASQLINLTVLDTPGILRKNFSEMNIIERRAFATLKIFNGVIVFVMDPSKESTMNLKEQLELIKMFRVEVLNVIVAVNKVDLIENFEKDVIRSELEKIGVYDIFFISALNNINIGELVEYLKEKVLQKR
- a CDS encoding NAD(P)-dependent glycerol-1-phosphate dehydrogenase; protein product: MEKDVHIIDLMKRVVIGKDLLKDIIQYLPLNLSKNIKKVYVVTGPHVWDTYGKKLEEGLKSKELELYIKKSESPTIEEAKQIISDAKGKSIDLIIGFGGGKSIDLAKYAASQISIPFISIPTSASHDGIASPFASLKGGGWSTSVKAVEPICVIADLEIISSSPRKLLIAGAGDAIAKLTAVSDWRLAHLLRNEYYGSYAAGLSLLSAKHIIKYSDIISKTDVEATRIVLEALISSSVAIGIAGSTRPASGSEHLFSHALDKIAPKPALHGEQTGVGTIMMSKLHRMNWKKVRRVLKKVGAPTTAKELGIPENIIIEALTIAHKIRPERYTILGDRGLTWEAAEKLARDTGVIS
- a CDS encoding DNA cytosine methyltransferase, producing the protein MNPKEITVVDLFCGGGGFSRGFHDVGFKVKIAIDNEKNVARTYKYNFLETIVIAEDIKEVSGKDILDALGRAPDIVIGSPPCEPYTAANKKRMNKPLDRLYSDPMGILTLSFFRIVGELKPSIWIMENVPAILEDGLKDALEKEAERSGYKEIYFNILKAEEYCTPSKRTRIFISNIEIKPEKCNKKVTVAEALEGLPSPNPNFPPNHDLTNLSFKKERKVSKISPGEALIRYEGHGGRVLPNMIRLEGNRIAPTVLGSSRFLHPEENRLITVREQARLMGYPDEHVFLGGKDEQYNMIGESVPPTLSKAIAAFLIKNF
- a CDS encoding translation initiation factor IF-2 subunit beta, whose protein sequence is MENVDDNYFKNYQNLLERLYKKVPAPASSGERFEPPKLIAHQMGNQTVIRNFREVADKLRREPELLARYFLKGLATSGNYDRESGTLLLNSKLNVETLNNILNKFIESYVICPTCGRPDTVIIKKGKIWILKCEACGAEGPVKPF
- a CDS encoding proteasome-activating nucleotidase gives rise to the protein MESADDISNANSTNVLAHIKYLEEKLKVLEEEKARLEKDINSYKEEKEKYIKYLEEKIKELEEEKLMLNREVKYYKEEMEKLLAPPLIEASVLDILPDKRVVVRSSTGPNLIVTVSGNISVDQLLPGTIVAINQRGSSIVEVLPQREDPYVKAMEVIERPNVKYKDIGGLSKQIQEVRETVELPLKKPELFKKIGIEPPKGILLYGSPGTGKTMLAKAVASETNATFIRVVGSEFVQKFIGEGARIVREVFELAKRKAPAIIFIDEIDAIAARRIDIGTSGEREVQRTMMQLLAEMDGFDPLDNVKVIAATNRIDILDPAILRPGRFDRIIEVPLPDKQGRIEIFKIHIKKMNVEKNLDIRKLSELTEGFVGADIKAVCVEAGYNAIREERDLVTMEDFIKAIEKIKGRKKEVEPEVPQVSTAY